One segment of Pseudodesulfovibrio sp. 5S69 DNA contains the following:
- a CDS encoding Gfo/Idh/MocA family oxidoreductase has protein sequence MLKVGVVGLGRMGGVHLRNYTEMPDVEVVGVVDVDAKAREDVAARFGVPVFATLDELLDRKPDAVSVCVPTFLHHEAGMRLLEQGVSTLIEKPLAATAAEGAELVAKAGEKGAVLMVGHSERFNPAIERVKSLLEDDLISVHIERVSPYPVRIQDVGVIKDLGSHDIDLIRYLTGSDFKNVHVVASATFGKHEDSAVITAEMKNGVLAQISTNWVSPFRGRRLNVACKSRFVAADLIAQSVTEYSPFSEVEKTYSVREWPVVAREPIKAELTAFLDALRNETPAPITGEDGLEVLKTFERLFDSLNS, from the coding sequence ATGTTGAAAGTCGGAGTGGTCGGTCTGGGGCGGATGGGCGGCGTCCATCTGCGCAACTACACCGAAATGCCCGATGTGGAAGTGGTCGGCGTGGTCGACGTGGACGCCAAGGCGCGCGAGGACGTCGCCGCCCGGTTCGGCGTGCCTGTTTTCGCCACCCTGGACGAACTGCTCGACCGGAAACCGGACGCCGTGTCCGTGTGCGTGCCGACCTTTCTGCACCACGAGGCGGGCATGCGTCTGCTGGAACAGGGCGTCTCGACGCTCATCGAAAAGCCCCTGGCCGCCACCGCCGCCGAGGGCGCGGAGCTGGTCGCCAAGGCCGGGGAAAAGGGCGCCGTCCTCATGGTCGGCCATTCGGAACGCTTCAACCCGGCCATCGAGCGGGTCAAGTCCCTGCTCGAAGACGACCTCATCTCCGTGCACATCGAGCGGGTCAGCCCGTACCCGGTGCGCATCCAGGACGTGGGCGTGATCAAGGACCTCGGGTCCCACGACATCGACCTGATCCGCTATCTGACCGGCTCGGACTTCAAGAACGTGCACGTGGTCGCCTCGGCCACCTTCGGCAAGCACGAGGACTCGGCCGTGATCACCGCCGAGATGAAAAACGGCGTTCTGGCCCAGATATCCACCAACTGGGTGAGCCCGTTCCGGGGTCGCAGGCTCAACGTGGCCTGCAAGTCCCGGTTCGTGGCCGCCGACCTGATCGCCCAGAGCGTGACGGAATACTCGCCTTTTTCCGAGGTCGAAAAGACCTACTCCGTGCGCGAATGGCCCGTGGTGGCCCGCGAACCCATCAAGGCCGAGCTGACCGCCTTCCTCGACGCCCTGCGCAACGAAACCCCGGCGCCCATCACCGGCGAAGACGGCCTCGAAGTCCTCAAAACCTTCGAACGACTCTTCGACAGCCTGAACAGCTAG
- a CDS encoding BON domain-containing protein encodes MSKTLLAVLLSALLSGCALYPAVQVAGGAMTGYDAVVTADKFLPRDNVEGGSLCIVRDAQMERRLRERLELNNIRLSAHVIDAKAYLVGQVESRNQADYAVRTAATVEGIKTITCKFYPIAPARQAARDAARDELLGKELSERFGETKRLDGSDLRVEVIRSHAILIGRARDYSQKTAALAIAEEVNGLADVVDYISVNQPDETPATAEKDSLASK; translated from the coding sequence TTGAGCAAGACGCTACTCGCCGTCCTCCTTTCCGCGCTCCTCTCCGGATGCGCGCTCTACCCCGCCGTACAGGTGGCGGGCGGGGCCATGACCGGCTACGACGCCGTGGTCACGGCCGACAAGTTTCTGCCGCGCGACAATGTGGAGGGCGGCAGCCTGTGCATCGTCCGCGATGCCCAGATGGAGCGGCGGCTGCGCGAGCGGCTCGAACTCAACAACATCCGCCTGTCGGCCCACGTCATCGACGCCAAGGCCTACCTGGTGGGCCAGGTGGAGAGCCGCAACCAGGCGGACTACGCCGTCCGCACCGCGGCCACGGTGGAAGGCATCAAGACCATTACCTGCAAGTTCTACCCGATTGCTCCGGCCCGGCAGGCCGCCCGCGATGCCGCGCGCGACGAGCTCCTGGGCAAGGAGCTGTCCGAGCGGTTCGGCGAGACCAAACGGTTGGACGGCTCGGACCTCCGCGTGGAGGTCATCCGCAGCCACGCCATCCTCATCGGACGCGCCAGGGACTACAGCCAGAAGACCGCGGCCCTGGCTATAGCGGAGGAGGTCAATGGTTTGGCTGATGTGGTGGATTACATCTCCGTGAATCAACCGGACGAGACACCGGCGACCGCAGAGAAAGACTCTCTGGCCAGCAAGTAA
- a CDS encoding ArnT family glycosyltransferase → MSALRTLWTRLENHPWLTMTLAVLAQTWFALNNRALWFSDEVRYADAYKNLAAHGKWVVLALNGQPYPDKPPVYFWFLWLLDKLTPFHQPAVFFLGAALSGLFFLFAAYALARTLKFDRTTSLASTLILVSTFMVAALLHYSRMDLMFAALIILSHAAFYRAYTEKSEGWWPVWGFVLAGAATLVKGPLGFLFPLVDITLFLAFKGEAKRLLSRRTGMGLLAMLGMLAVWIAGVIVAEGPGFLINTVLGKQILERATHTFHHKEAWWWYFAAFPLAWMPWTLALFAAPVHRLFSLSFWGTLWGGRRHAGPKALLWIMFLATFLFLSSLSGKVFIYVLPMFPPLAILIADALRTMSDPRARRLWTLVGGLWALIGAALLLAGDLIPVPVPVRGMGLCAAVLVLGGAAIFAMRDKGFRAALLTCALAMILWIYPVGMLAAPSLDDAMSPRHQALVLKNYIERGYAPFAARVYSGIYTYYAGHDYPEYDKYDRLIEEMAKHDKVVLAIRATHWNDIKDRLPEFHVVDRQSIAGLVHVLAVKG, encoded by the coding sequence ATGAGCGCCCTTCGCACTCTCTGGACCCGGCTCGAAAACCACCCCTGGCTGACCATGACCCTGGCCGTGCTGGCCCAGACCTGGTTCGCCCTGAACAACCGCGCCCTGTGGTTCTCGGACGAGGTCCGCTACGCCGACGCCTACAAGAACCTGGCCGCCCACGGGAAATGGGTCGTCCTGGCCCTGAACGGCCAGCCCTACCCGGACAAGCCGCCGGTCTATTTCTGGTTCCTCTGGCTCCTGGACAAGCTGACCCCGTTCCACCAGCCCGCGGTCTTTTTCCTGGGCGCGGCCCTCTCCGGCCTGTTCTTCCTGTTCGCGGCCTACGCCCTGGCCCGGACGCTCAAGTTCGACCGGACCACCTCCCTGGCCTCCACCCTGATCCTGGTGTCCACCTTCATGGTCGCGGCCCTGCTGCACTACTCGCGCATGGACCTGATGTTCGCTGCCCTGATCATCTTGAGCCACGCCGCCTTTTACCGGGCGTACACCGAAAAGTCCGAAGGCTGGTGGCCGGTCTGGGGATTCGTCCTGGCCGGGGCCGCCACCCTGGTCAAAGGGCCGCTCGGCTTCCTGTTCCCGCTGGTCGACATCACCCTGTTCCTGGCCTTCAAGGGCGAGGCCAAGCGGCTGCTCTCCCGGCGCACGGGGATGGGCCTGCTGGCCATGCTCGGCATGCTCGCCGTCTGGATCGCGGGCGTGATCGTGGCCGAGGGGCCGGGCTTTCTGATCAACACCGTGCTCGGCAAGCAAATCCTGGAGCGGGCCACCCACACCTTCCACCACAAGGAGGCGTGGTGGTGGTATTTCGCTGCCTTCCCCCTGGCCTGGATGCCATGGACCCTGGCCCTGTTCGCCGCCCCGGTCCACCGGCTGTTCTCCCTGTCCTTCTGGGGGACCCTGTGGGGCGGACGCCGCCACGCCGGGCCCAAGGCCCTGCTCTGGATCATGTTTCTGGCCACCTTCCTCTTTCTCTCCTCCCTGTCCGGCAAAGTCTTCATCTACGTCCTGCCCATGTTCCCGCCCCTGGCCATCCTCATCGCCGACGCCCTGCGGACCATGAGCGATCCCCGCGCCAGGCGGCTGTGGACCCTGGTGGGCGGGCTGTGGGCCCTGATCGGCGCGGCCCTGCTCCTGGCGGGCGACCTCATCCCGGTCCCGGTACCCGTCCGCGGCATGGGGTTGTGCGCCGCCGTGCTCGTCCTCGGCGGCGCGGCCATCTTCGCCATGCGCGACAAGGGGTTCCGCGCCGCCCTGTTGACCTGCGCCCTGGCCATGATCCTGTGGATCTACCCGGTGGGCATGCTGGCCGCCCCGTCCCTGGACGACGCCATGAGCCCCCGGCACCAGGCGCTCGTCCTCAAGAACTACATCGAACGCGGCTACGCGCCCTTTGCGGCAAGAGTCTATTCCGGCATCTACACCTACTACGCCGGGCACGACTATCCCGAGTACGACAAGTACGACCGGCTCATCGAAGAGATGGCCAAACACGACAAAGTGGTCCTGGCCATCCGCGCCACCCACTGGAACGACATCAAGGACCGGCTGCCCGAATTCCACGTCGTCGACCGGCAGTCCATCGCGGGCCTGGTCCACGTCCTGGCCGTCAAGGGATGA
- a CDS encoding phosphatase PAP2 family protein, which translates to MRCTSLKHWALYSAPLLLVLAALWFGFASEGDVAAFFRDHRAAHAGLKLFMKAVTDWCNPLFYLVYAVMLLTAWRTGNRERLRFVLVLLVVQGVVAGLAVHFTKYLIGRPRPGNGPWYEPLSGRAAQEALPSGHTTEITGWTLPLALRLSRLAVTALFGLFLALVGFSRIYLGWHHPSDVFFGWLLGSVGGFAAVIIADSSLFRRS; encoded by the coding sequence ATGCGCTGTACTTCCCTGAAACACTGGGCGCTCTATTCCGCGCCGCTCCTGCTGGTCCTGGCCGCGCTCTGGTTCGGGTTCGCGAGCGAGGGGGACGTGGCCGCGTTCTTCCGGGACCACCGCGCGGCCCACGCCGGGCTCAAGCTGTTCATGAAGGCCGTCACCGACTGGTGCAACCCGCTGTTCTATCTTGTCTATGCGGTCATGCTCCTGACCGCCTGGCGCACCGGCAACCGCGAACGGCTGCGCTTCGTCCTGGTCCTGCTCGTGGTCCAGGGAGTGGTCGCCGGGCTGGCCGTGCATTTCACCAAGTACCTCATCGGCAGGCCCCGCCCCGGCAACGGTCCCTGGTACGAGCCCCTGTCCGGCCGCGCCGCGCAGGAGGCCCTGCCCTCGGGCCACACCACGGAGATCACCGGCTGGACCCTGCCCCTGGCCCTGCGCCTGTCGCGCTTGGCCGTCACCGCGCTGTTCGGCCTGTTTCTCGCCCTGGTGGGCTTCTCGCGCATCTATCTCGGCTGGCATCACCCCTCGGACGTATTCTTCGGCTGGCTGCTCGGCAGCGTGGGCGGTTTCGCCGCCGTGATCATCGCCGATTCCTCGCTTTTCAGGAGATCATGA
- a CDS encoding motility associated factor glycosyltransferase family protein codes for MNPYPFLKDNIEYLQRTGNPIFQWLSTRPFNEEMLKTRLYRNDFGLHDWRMDNGKGLFESLPPKGLYGNWLHPEKAGTSATFVVGCNLGYGINHLLTNTPDTHKVMLLEPRSEMLLACLGQTDYRPFFENKKFHLLVPDERFLSEVVRNLDLQFIYGQIHLKSDIPSRQLGPEYARWATWLKNKLENFSLELSTLRHRQDIMVGNEIDNFAKAMRDGSLKSMEGRGAGVGAVILGAGPSLETMAPLLKKKMGHVLYTCALQTIPSLQNLGIKPHLCAAIDYDKSMLKIYERLDPDFVQDVPLVYSTKIDPMVLKRYPGPTLPLWTVGGVGTYVLKERDLVLDAGGNVSVTLSRFLRYCGVSHLLLAGQDYAWINGQSHSGGHHNHTTSETRYPWHQTTRNMDGEEILTTVQYMTAKRELEDDLKQSDFPIFNLYGGGVPIEGTTVVDVDTAYSKGVLASAPGAVESFLRDLNGCRHGTPPLRMEPRSPMWTNSLRNAEKHLSKLFKDLRDNQQKIHEAMNRVELFMKQDPLYAPYLFNEIVDMAGLTKAKASYESKDLGEFKRIAKSMLRKVREIDRKVCLPPSEQAVA; via the coding sequence ATGAATCCGTATCCGTTCCTGAAAGACAACATCGAATACCTGCAACGTACCGGGAACCCCATTTTCCAGTGGCTGTCCACCCGCCCGTTCAATGAGGAGATGCTCAAGACGCGGCTGTACCGCAACGACTTCGGCCTGCACGACTGGCGCATGGACAACGGCAAGGGGCTGTTCGAATCCCTGCCCCCGAAAGGACTGTACGGCAACTGGCTGCACCCGGAAAAGGCCGGGACCTCGGCCACCTTCGTGGTCGGCTGCAACCTGGGCTACGGCATCAACCACCTGTTGACCAACACCCCGGACACCCACAAGGTGATGCTCCTGGAGCCGCGCTCGGAGATGCTCCTGGCCTGCCTGGGCCAGACCGACTACCGGCCGTTCTTCGAGAACAAGAAGTTCCACCTGCTGGTCCCGGACGAGCGCTTCCTGTCCGAGGTGGTCCGCAACCTGGACCTCCAGTTCATTTACGGCCAGATCCACCTCAAGAGCGACATCCCCAGCCGCCAGCTCGGGCCGGAATACGCCCGCTGGGCCACCTGGCTGAAGAACAAGCTCGAAAACTTCTCCCTGGAGCTGTCCACCCTGCGCCACCGCCAGGACATCATGGTCGGCAACGAGATCGACAACTTTGCCAAGGCCATGCGCGACGGCAGCCTCAAATCCATGGAAGGCCGGGGCGCGGGCGTGGGCGCGGTCATCCTCGGCGCGGGTCCGTCGCTGGAAACCATGGCCCCGCTGCTCAAAAAAAAGATGGGCCACGTGCTCTACACCTGCGCTCTGCAGACCATCCCGTCCCTGCAGAACCTCGGCATCAAGCCGCACCTGTGCGCGGCCATCGACTACGACAAGTCCATGCTCAAGATCTACGAGCGGCTGGACCCGGATTTCGTCCAGGACGTGCCCCTGGTCTATTCCACCAAGATCGACCCCATGGTCCTCAAGCGCTACCCCGGCCCGACCCTGCCCCTGTGGACCGTGGGCGGCGTCGGCACCTACGTGCTCAAGGAGCGGGACCTGGTCCTGGACGCGGGCGGCAATGTCTCGGTGACCCTGTCGCGCTTTTTGCGCTACTGCGGGGTCTCCCACCTGCTCCTGGCCGGGCAGGACTACGCCTGGATCAACGGCCAGTCCCACTCGGGCGGCCACCACAACCACACGACTTCCGAAACGCGCTATCCCTGGCACCAGACCACCCGCAACATGGACGGCGAGGAAATCCTGACCACGGTGCAGTACATGACCGCCAAGCGCGAGCTGGAGGACGACCTCAAGCAGTCCGATTTCCCGATCTTCAACCTCTACGGCGGCGGCGTGCCCATCGAAGGCACCACCGTGGTCGACGTGGACACGGCCTATTCCAAGGGCGTCCTGGCCTCGGCCCCCGGCGCGGTGGAGAGCTTCCTGCGCGACCTGAACGGCTGCCGCCACGGCACCCCGCCCCTGCGCATGGAACCGCGTTCGCCCATGTGGACCAACTCCTTGCGCAACGCCGAAAAGCACCTCTCCAAACTGTTCAAGGACCTCAGGGACAACCAGCAGAAGATCCACGAGGCCATGAACCGGGTGGAGCTGTTCATGAAGCAGGACCCGCTCTACGCCCCGTACCTGTTCAACGAAATCGTGGACATGGCCGGGCTGACCAAGGCCAAGGCCTCCTACGAGTCCAAGGACCTGGGCGAGTTCAAGCGCATCGCCAAGTCCATGCTCCGCAAGGTCCGCGAGATCGACCGCAAGGTCTGCCTGCCGCCCAGCGAGCAGGCCGTGGCCTGA
- a CDS encoding cysteine synthase, with translation MNKNLLELIGDTPLVEIRHLNPNPNVRILAKIESQNPGGSIKDRVAAAMIEAAEESGELTRDKIIIEATSGNTGVGLAMVAAIKGYRIKLLMPETASDERKMIMAAYGAELELTPGHLATDGAIEQAYRYAREEPDKYVLMDQYNNPASIRAHYMGTGLEIWNQTGGKVTHCVMTLGTSGTAMGIAKRLHEMGDVYVAAVEPYAGHKIQGLKNMLESYPPGIYDKHALDEVLHVEDEDAFENCRRLARHEGIFAGMSSGAALGGALQVAERLDGGLIVVIFPDSGERYLSTHLYRQRSGSGVTIFDMASGADKMLNTGAGLGVYTMGPSLDNPDGLDSWRRLALLDVFARHLAGRGVKVEGVAGLTDMDDRTLAAAREADSDRASFAADRREAILARGRAMGLSDALKFPLSSDSNETALSLCKKLLGKGLAYEKLRSVYFDVFRDKRYGEIGTVDMDKVSGGRTVDLDAYVKDNPLDFTLLKRASLMDLKRGEVLETQWGNVRPSWFLQHAAMALDESNRTDVMIGSDKHRFPHLENLRAIWSTAGREAQAWMVCQQTSDAEGETLATVAEKLGGFRAARLWLLSVATRKTLCASADNLAMWARNWRRIQEGAVALTLALDARGDAVSTDVEQAVFDVKAAFKTALDEGLKLHHFWPALFKFIKQVNQWTADNQLTGAAAKACLDELKALDTILAILDPAQMPVPLGDLPKAVQGMVADRQKAREAKDFALSDELRDKIAAAGFRMEDTGGAPRVFKA, from the coding sequence ATGAACAAGAACCTGCTTGAGCTGATCGGCGACACGCCGCTGGTGGAGATACGCCACCTCAATCCCAATCCGAACGTCAGGATTTTGGCCAAGATCGAGAGCCAAAATCCCGGCGGATCGATCAAGGACCGCGTGGCCGCGGCCATGATCGAGGCCGCCGAGGAGTCGGGCGAGCTGACCAGGGACAAGATCATCATCGAGGCCACCTCGGGCAACACCGGCGTGGGGTTGGCCATGGTCGCGGCCATCAAAGGCTACCGCATCAAGCTGCTCATGCCCGAGACGGCCTCTGATGAGCGCAAGATGATCATGGCCGCCTACGGCGCGGAGCTGGAGCTGACCCCGGGCCATCTGGCCACGGACGGAGCCATCGAACAGGCCTACCGCTACGCCCGCGAGGAGCCGGACAAGTACGTGCTCATGGACCAGTACAACAACCCGGCCTCCATCCGGGCGCACTACATGGGCACCGGGCTCGAAATCTGGAACCAGACCGGCGGCAAGGTGACCCACTGCGTCATGACGCTCGGCACCTCGGGCACGGCCATGGGCATCGCCAAGCGGCTGCACGAGATGGGCGACGTCTACGTGGCCGCGGTGGAGCCCTACGCGGGCCACAAAATCCAGGGCCTCAAGAACATGCTCGAATCCTACCCCCCGGGCATCTACGACAAGCACGCCCTGGACGAGGTCCTGCACGTGGAGGACGAGGACGCCTTCGAGAACTGCCGCAGGCTGGCCCGGCACGAGGGCATCTTCGCGGGCATGAGCTCGGGCGCGGCCCTGGGCGGGGCGCTGCAAGTGGCCGAGCGGCTGGACGGGGGCCTTATCGTGGTCATCTTCCCGGACTCGGGCGAGCGCTACCTGTCCACCCATCTCTACCGCCAGCGGTCCGGCAGCGGGGTGACGATTTTCGACATGGCCTCGGGCGCGGACAAGATGCTCAACACCGGCGCGGGGTTGGGCGTGTACACCATGGGCCCGAGCCTGGACAACCCGGACGGATTGGACTCCTGGCGCAGGCTGGCCCTGCTCGACGTGTTCGCACGGCATCTGGCCGGGCGGGGCGTCAAGGTCGAGGGCGTAGCCGGGCTGACCGACATGGACGACCGCACCCTGGCAGCCGCCCGCGAGGCGGACTCGGACCGGGCGTCGTTCGCCGCCGACCGGCGGGAGGCCATCCTGGCGCGCGGCCGGGCCATGGGGCTGTCCGATGCCCTGAAATTTCCCCTGTCCTCGGACAGCAACGAGACCGCGCTTTCCCTGTGCAAAAAGCTCCTGGGCAAGGGGCTGGCCTACGAGAAGCTGCGCAGCGTCTACTTCGACGTGTTCCGCGATAAACGGTACGGCGAGATCGGCACGGTGGACATGGACAAGGTGTCCGGCGGCCGCACCGTGGACCTGGACGCCTACGTCAAGGACAATCCGCTGGACTTCACGCTGTTGAAGAGGGCCTCGCTCATGGACCTCAAGCGCGGCGAGGTCCTGGAGACCCAGTGGGGCAACGTGCGCCCGAGCTGGTTTTTGCAGCACGCGGCCATGGCGCTCGACGAATCAAACCGCACCGACGTGATGATCGGCTCGGACAAGCATCGCTTTCCGCACCTGGAGAACCTGCGGGCCATCTGGTCCACGGCCGGACGCGAGGCCCAGGCGTGGATGGTCTGCCAGCAGACCTCGGACGCCGAGGGCGAGACGCTGGCCACGGTGGCCGAAAAGCTCGGCGGCTTTCGCGCGGCCCGCTTGTGGCTGCTGTCCGTGGCCACCCGCAAGACCCTGTGCGCCTCCGCAGACAACCTGGCCATGTGGGCCCGCAACTGGCGGCGCATCCAGGAGGGCGCGGTGGCCCTGACGCTCGCGCTCGACGCGCGCGGCGACGCGGTGTCCACCGACGTGGAGCAGGCGGTCTTCGACGTCAAGGCGGCCTTCAAGACCGCACTCGACGAAGGCCTCAAGCTCCACCACTTCTGGCCCGCCCTGTTCAAGTTCATCAAGCAGGTCAACCAGTGGACCGCCGACAACCAGCTCACCGGCGCGGCGGCCAAGGCCTGTCTCGATGAGCTCAAGGCCCTCGACACCATCCTCGCCATCCTCGACCCCGCCCAAATGCCCGTCCCCCTCGGCGACCTGCCCAAGGCGGTCCAGGGCATGGTCGCGGACCGGCAGAAGGCGCGCGAGGCCAAGGACTTCGCCCTGTCGGACGAACTGCGCGACAAGATCGCGGCAGCCGGATTCCGCATGGAAGATACCGGCGGTGCGCCGAGGGTGTTCAAGGCGTAG
- a CDS encoding DUF6790 family protein, with product MYVVYLAVAAVICAFLNWMFTDAPFFATLLAWLLGVQVGLGALWAFLGHYYKSDQVAAYIGWRPGSPFQKEVAFANLALGGCGVLAFGLRHSPLRDGFWLATILFATFFLVGAFTVHAADLRVGGNKKPGNAGPVFFADICMPVLLWILYWLR from the coding sequence ATGTACGTCGTCTATCTGGCCGTTGCCGCCGTTATCTGCGCCTTCCTGAACTGGATGTTCACCGACGCGCCTTTCTTCGCCACGCTCCTGGCCTGGCTCCTGGGCGTCCAGGTCGGCTTGGGCGCGCTGTGGGCCTTCCTCGGCCACTACTACAAATCGGACCAGGTCGCCGCCTACATCGGCTGGCGGCCCGGCAGCCCGTTCCAGAAGGAGGTCGCCTTCGCCAACCTGGCGCTGGGCGGCTGCGGCGTCCTCGCCTTCGGCCTGCGCCACTCCCCCCTGCGCGACGGCTTCTGGCTCGCCACCATCCTCTTCGCCACCTTCTTCCTGGTCGGCGCCTTCACCGTCCACGCCGCCGACCTCCGAGTGGGCGGCAACAAAAAACCCGGCAACGCCGGGCCCGTGTTCTTCGCGGACATCTGCATGCCCGTGTTGCTGTGGATTTTGTATTGGTTGCGGTAA
- a CDS encoding substrate-binding periplasmic protein translates to MTRSRIIFVLPALLLFAALVFVGKFVLAERPELLVCDVWPPYTIKTAEGMSGLSVEVIRAVYARLGVEDVKILPLPWKRALDMARFGEADGLFSANYTPERTVYFNYPDEPLLESPWLVWTRRGTTVRSLDDLKGKRIGVVLGYSYTPEFWNFIQTYCTVEEVYSDAINFRKLALGRLDATVADLGNGLVLAAAVDGGIHPNPGYEIKRDGLYIAFNKKRVSERFVKRFSNALKKFKTTEAYKALWNKYMTQHRNDQPGE, encoded by the coding sequence ATGACCCGATCTAGAATCATCTTCGTCCTGCCCGCCCTGCTGTTGTTCGCCGCACTCGTATTCGTTGGCAAATTCGTCCTGGCCGAGCGCCCGGAGCTGCTGGTCTGCGATGTCTGGCCGCCCTACACCATCAAGACCGCCGAAGGGATGTCCGGGCTGTCCGTGGAGGTGATCCGGGCCGTGTATGCCCGGCTGGGCGTGGAGGATGTGAAGATTCTCCCCCTGCCGTGGAAACGGGCCCTGGACATGGCCCGCTTCGGCGAGGCGGACGGCCTGTTCTCGGCGAATTACACCCCGGAAAGGACGGTCTACTTCAACTATCCCGACGAGCCGCTGCTGGAATCCCCCTGGCTCGTCTGGACGCGCCGGGGCACGACGGTCCGGTCGCTGGACGACCTCAAGGGGAAGAGGATCGGCGTGGTTCTGGGATATAGCTATACCCCGGAATTCTGGAATTTTATCCAAACATACTGTACCGTGGAAGAAGTCTACAGCGACGCCATCAACTTCCGGAAGCTCGCCCTGGGCAGGCTGGACGCCACCGTGGCCGATCTCGGCAACGGCCTGGTCCTGGCCGCGGCCGTGGACGGCGGCATCCACCCCAACCCCGGCTACGAGATAAAGCGGGACGGGCTGTACATCGCGTTCAACAAGAAGCGCGTCAGTGAAAGGTTCGTGAAGCGCTTTTCCAACGCGCTCAAGAAGTTCAAGACGACCGAGGCCTACAAGGCCTTATGGAATAAATACATGACCCAGCACCGGAACGATCAACCAGGAGAGTGA
- the msrB gene encoding peptide-methionine (R)-S-oxide reductase MsrB: protein MIRKLAYLTLTGALLLALGFGLSIYSSSEEKAMADNGNANYEIATLAGGCFWCVESDMEKLPGVIKVVSGYAGGNEPNPTYEQVSSGSTGYRESVQVTFDPARISYAEVLDHYWRHFDPTDSGGSFGDRGFQYTSAIFYHNAKQREIAEASKKALDESDRFDSPVVTPLIEFTTFYPAEAYHQDYYKHNPVRYKTYRYFSGRDRFVDDHWGDQADDVIEAARDNALVTGANKAFVKPDDATLKKNLTPLQYKVTQEEGTEPPFDNTYWNNHDEGIYVDIVSGEPLFSSTDKYESGTGWPSFTKPLVPGNIVEKEDRSLFSVRTEVRSKAGDNHLGHVFDDGPQPTGLRYCMNSAALRFVPKDKMQAEGYGEFLYLFD from the coding sequence ATGATTCGCAAGCTTGCATATCTTACCCTGACCGGCGCCCTGCTTTTGGCGCTGGGGTTCGGATTGAGCATATATTCGTCATCGGAGGAAAAGGCCATGGCTGACAACGGCAATGCGAACTATGAGATAGCCACCCTGGCGGGCGGCTGCTTCTGGTGCGTGGAATCGGATATGGAAAAACTGCCCGGCGTGATCAAGGTGGTCTCCGGCTACGCGGGGGGCAACGAACCCAACCCGACCTACGAGCAGGTCTCCAGCGGGTCCACGGGCTACCGCGAGTCGGTCCAGGTGACCTTCGATCCCGCGCGCATCAGCTACGCCGAGGTCCTGGACCACTACTGGCGGCACTTCGACCCCACCGACTCGGGCGGCTCCTTCGGCGACCGGGGGTTCCAGTATACCTCGGCCATCTTCTACCACAATGCGAAGCAGCGCGAGATCGCCGAGGCCTCGAAGAAGGCCCTGGACGAGTCCGACCGGTTCGACAGTCCCGTGGTCACGCCGCTCATCGAGTTCACCACCTTCTACCCGGCCGAGGCCTACCATCAGGATTACTACAAGCACAATCCCGTGCGCTACAAGACCTACCGCTACTTCTCGGGCCGCGACCGGTTCGTTGACGACCACTGGGGCGACCAGGCCGACGACGTGATCGAGGCCGCGCGCGACAACGCCCTGGTCACCGGGGCCAACAAGGCCTTCGTCAAGCCGGACGACGCCACCCTGAAGAAGAACCTCACACCGCTACAGTACAAGGTCACCCAGGAGGAAGGCACGGAACCGCCCTTTGACAACACGTACTGGAACAACCACGACGAGGGCATCTATGTGGACATCGTCAGCGGCGAACCGCTCTTTTCGAGCACGGACAAGTACGAATCCGGCACGGGTTGGCCGAGCTTCACCAAGCCCTTGGTGCCGGGGAACATCGTGGAAAAGGAGGACCGCTCCCTCTTCTCGGTGCGCACCGAGGTACGCAGCAAGGCTGGCGACAACCACCTGGGCCACGTCTTCGACGACGGCCCGCAACCCACCGGCCTGCGCTACTGCATGAACTCGGCCGCCCTGCGATTCGTCCCCAAGGACAAGATGCAGGCAGAGGGCTACGGGGAATTCCTGTATCTGTTTGACTAA